The genomic window CGATGCGGACCTTGGCGAACGGGTCGTCTTTGGCCTTCTCACCGGCGAACGCCGCGCGCACCCGCTTGCCCTGGTGCTCCACGTGCGCCTGGTAGGCGCCATAGGCCATGCCCACGATGGGCGCCGAGATGGTGGTGGGATGCATTGTGCCCCAAGGCATTTTGTAGACCGGGGCGGTATTGGTCTGGTAGCCGCCCGCGGTGCCGTCGTTCATCGCCTTGTAGGACAGGAAGCGGTGGCGGGGCACGAAGACGTCCTTGACGACAACGGTGTTGCTGCCGGTGCCGCGCAGCCCGACGACATGCCAGACGTCGTCGATGCGGTATTCCGACCGGGGAATCAGGAAGCTGCCGAAGTCGACCGGCCGACCGTCCTTGATGACCGGCCCCCCGAGGAAGGCCCAGGTCGCGTGGTCACAACCGGATGACCAGTTCCACGAGCCGTTGACCAGATAGCCACCGTCGGTCACCACGCCGGCGCCCATGGGGGCGTAGGACGACGAGATACGCGTTTTGGTGTCCTCGCCCCAGACTTCTTCTTGAGCCTGCTGGTCGAACAGCGCCAAGTGCCAGTTGTGCACGCCGATGATCGAGCTCACCCAACCGGTCGAACCGCAGGCGCTGGCCAGCCGCCGGGTCGCCTCGTAGAACAGCGTGGGATCGCATTGCAGGCCGCCCCACTGTTCGGGCTGCAGCAGCGTGAAAAAGCCGGCCTCTTCGAGCTCGTCGACGGTTTCCTGGGGCAGCCGCCGCAGATCCTCCGTCGCTTGCGCGCGCTCCCGAATCTTGGGAAGCAAATCATCGATGGCAGCCAACACCGCCTGCGCATCACGCTGTTGAATGGACGTCACTTAGGTTTGCCTCCTGCGAAGTGGCGGACTGTGCTCACACCGACACGGACAGATTTGGACTTAGACAAAGACTAGAACACGTTCCGATTTGTGTCGAGCAGGGTATTCCTGCGGCTGGTAGCGATACGAATCCGGTTTTCTATAACATGTTCTAGTTATGACGGAAGGAAGGCGGCCTTGACCGAGGGTATCCCCGACGAGCCGCTCGGCGACCACGTCTTGGAGCTGCAGATCGCCGAGGTCGTCGCCGAGACCGACGACGCGCGGTCGCTGATCTTCTCGGTGCCGGATGGTCCGGGCGACCCCGCCATCTCGCCGGAGCGGCTGCGGTACGCCCCCGGCCAGTTTTTGACGCTGCGCATCCCCAGTGAGCGCACCGGGTCGGTGGCGCGCTGCTATTCGCTGTGCAGTTCGCCGTTCACCGACGACGCGCTGGCGGTGACGGTCAAGCGGACGGCCGACGGATACGCGTCCAACTGGCTGTGCGAGAACGCGCACCCGGGCATGCGGATTCACGTGCTGGCGCCGTCGGGCACCTTCGTGCCCAAGACGCTCGACGACGACTTCCTGCTCCTGGCGGCGGGCAGCGGCATCACCCCGATCATGGCGATCTGCAAGTCGGCGCTGTCCGAAGGCAGCGGACAGGTGACCTTGGTGTACGCCAACCGCGACGAGAACTCGGTGATCTTCCGCGACGCGCTGCGCGAGCTTGCGGTCAAGTATCCGCACCGGCTCATGGTGGTGCACTGGCTGGAGTCGGTGCAGGGGCTGCCGACCGCGCCCGCACTGGCCAAGCTGGCCGCTCCCTTCACCGACCGGCCGGCCTACATCTGCGGTCCCGGTCCATTCATGGAGGCGGCGCGCACCGCGTTGGAAACGTTGAACGTCCCGGCACAGCAAGTGCACATCGAGGTGTTCAAGTCACTGGAGTCCGACCCGTTCGCGTCGGTGAAGGTCGAGGAGACGGGCGACCAGCCGCCCGCCACCGCCGTCGTCGAGCTGGACGGCGAGACGCACACGGTGTCGTGGCCGCGCACCGCCAAGCTGCTCGACGTGCTGCTCGCCAAGGGGCTCGACGCGCCGTTCTCCTGCCGCGAGGGCCACTGCGGGGCCTGTGCCTGCACGCTGCGCAACGGCAAAGTCAGCATGGAAGTCAACGACGTGCTGGAACAGGAAGACCTCGACGACGGGCTAATTCTGGCCTGTCAATCTCACCCCGAATCTGATTCGGTAGAAGTGACCTACGACGAGTAGGGGTAGCAAACCGGGAAGGGGAGCGCGATGAGGCGACTTGGTTTCGCGGTGGTGGGCCTGGTGGTGGCGTTGTCGGCTACTCCCGTGGCGGCGGCGGGCACCAATACCGCGACCACGCTGTTCCCCGTCGATGAGGCCAACCAGTTGGAGACTCGCGCCGTCGTCAACTGTCACGGCAACGGCAGCTGTGACTTCCTCGCCGGGACCAACCTGCGCACCCCCGAGGGTCCGGCTGGGTTTCCGTCGGACTTGTGGGCGCGGCAGACCACAGAGATTCGCTCGACGAATCGGTTGGCCTACCTGGACGCACATGCCACCGGCCAGTTCGAGCGGGTGTTCAAAGAGGGCGGGAACGACGTGATCACGACGGTCTATTTCGGTGAGGGCCCGCCGGACAAGTACCAGACCACCGGGGTGATCGACTCGACGAGTTGGTCGACGGGTCAACCGATGACCAACGTCAACGTGATCGTCTGCACCCACACGCAGGTGGTCTATTCCGGGGTCAACCTGACCACGCCGAGCACCTGCGCGCAGACCAACTTCTCCTAGGGCGGGCGCGGCGCTCGTTCGCCGAGATCAGCGAAGTCAGCCGGCCAACGTGATGATCGGCGCCTGGCCGGGGCGCCACCCTCTGCTCAGCAACGCCTTCCGGACGCGTTCGATGACCTCCTTGGGTTGGTCTTCGGCGATGACCCGGACCACGATCCAGCCCAACTCCGCAAGCTTGCGTGAACGCCACTGGTCCTTCGCGTATTGCCGACGGTCGCTGCGATGCTGGTCGCCGTCGTACTCGACGGCCACGCCGAACTCCGGCCAACCCATGTCCAGCATGGCCACTGCCCGATAGTTTTCGCCGACAGGTATCTGCGTGGTGAGAGCCGGCAAACCCGCGTCCAACATCAAGAGCCGCAGCCAAGACTCCTTGGGAGAGGCACAACCACCGTCGACCAGTCGTAGCGCCGACTGCAGTCGGCGCGTTCCGCGGGCACCGGGGTATCGCTGGGTCAGCGCCAACACCGCGTCCACGTGAAACGGTGTTGCGCGCATCAACGCGTCCAGGCGAGCCACCGCCTGAGTGCGGGGCAGCTGACGACCCAGGTCGTAGGCCGTCCGCGCCAGCGTGGTGACGGGCAAGCCGGCAACGCGGGTGATCTCGTCGTTGCCTAACGTCTGCTCGCGTGCGACGACTCCTGATGGCGGCCGGGTATTCGAAAAGATCAACTCGATAGGGGTATTGGCGTCAACCCACCGGGCGCCGTGCAAAGCCGAGGCCGCGACACCAGCAATGACCCCTCGACGCCGCGACCACAACCACGCGGCTTCGGTCCGGTGCCGTAGGGAAAGCTCCTGTCCCTTGGGGGCATACACCCCCGGAAGGATCGGTCGATACCAGCGTTGCAACTCGTGCCGCGTCAACTCACCGCGTGCTACGGCTTCGCTGCCCCGGAACACCACCTGCATGCCAGGCATGGTGGCATCGAGGCCCGACATGACGCCGAGGCTGAAAAATTGCAGGGAAAGTGCGACTTGGGTTCAGGGGGTAATTGCAACACTTCGTAGTAAGGAGTGTTCGGTGACGCGCCAATGGCAGGGGTTATCGGCTCGGCGTCGGTTCTGGGAGTTGATCGCTGCGGGATGGTCTTCAGAGGATGCCGGTGTTGCTGTCGGCGTGTCTGGAAGCTGCGGCTGGAGATGGTTTTGCAGATTTGGTGGCGTGAATCCACAACTGCAAGCGCCACAGGGGCGCAAGCGTCCGCGGCTGTCGCCTGAGGAGCGCGAACAGATCATGATCGGCACCTCACGAGGTGAGTCGATTCGCTTGATCGCTCATCGATTGAAGCGGGCGCCGTCAACGGTCATGCGCGAGATTGACCGAAACGGCGCTGCTCGCGGTCTGACCGGTCGCTATCGGGCTAAGTATCGGTTCGGGGCCCGCCAGTGCGGGTGGGATGCCACGTCGGGGTATTCGGCGCGGATCGCTCAACGCCGGAGCGAGGAACGGGCGCGCCGCCCGAAGGCCGGCAAGCTGACCCGCTGCCCGCAGTTGGCCGGCAAGGTGCAGGCATTGTTGACTAAGAAATACAGCCCGGAGCAGATCGCCGGCGAGCTAGCCAAGACCTATCCCGACAGCCCGGAGATGCACGTGTCCCACGAGACCATCTACCGAGCGCTTTACGTGCAAGGACGCGGTGAGTTACGCCGCGATCTGGTCACCTGCCTGCGCACCGGGCGCGCGCTGCGTCGACCCCGTAAGAGAGCTCGCGCAGGAGATGGTCGCAGCCGCATTCCGGGCATGGTCAACATCAGCGAGCGCCCCGCCGAGGCCGCCGACCGCGCCGTACCTGGGCATTGGGAGGGAGACCTCATCATCGGCAAGAACCAGGCCTCTCAGATAGGCACCCTAGTCGAGCGCTCCACTGGATTCGTGCAGCTGCTGCACCTACCCGCTAGCCGCCAGGCCGATGTGGTCGCCGAGGCCATGATCGCCAAAATCCAAGTCCTGCCACGAGATCTGTGGAAGACCCTAACCTGGGATCAAGGCCACGAAATGGCCGCTCACGGCCGTATCAGCCTTGCCGCTGACCTCGACATCTACTTCTGCGACCCACATTCACCCTGGCAACGCGGCAGCAACGAAAACACCAACGGCCTCTTGCGCCAATACTTTCCGAAGGGCACCGACTTATCAATCCACTCAGCTGCCTACCTCGACGAGGTTGCTGCCGAACTCAACAACCGGCCACGAAAGCGATTCGACTGGGACAGCCCCGCCAAGATGCTCGATCGGCTACTGTCGAGCGCGTCAACAGCCACTGTTGCAAGCAAACCTTGAATCCGCCCGAGTGGGGGCCTGCAGAATTACAGGCTCGGCGAAAGGCGACGCTCGAGTGCACGCGGAAAGGTGCGCGGGGGCGACTTCAGCGGGGCAGGCCGAGCAACCGCTCGGCGGCTACCGTGAGCAGAATCTGCTCAGTGCCGCCGGCAATGGTGAGGCAGCGGGTGTTCAGGAAGTCATGCACCGCAGCGTTTTCCACCAGGCCGCCGCCCTCGGAGACGTCCATCATGTACTCGGCCAGCGCTTGGCGGTAACGCACCCCGATCAGCTTGCGCACGCTCGATTGCGCACCCGGGTCCTGCCCGCCGACGGCCAGTTGGGCGATGCGCTGATCGAGCAGCGCCCCCGCTTGCGCGTCGAGGATCAACATCGCTAGCCGATCCTGTTGTGCCACATCGATGTTCAGCTCAGCCAACACCTTGAGCAACTCCTCCATCGGGTTGCCCAGCGCGGTGCCGGTGGCCATGGCGACGCGCTCGTTGGCCAGCGTGGTCCGCGCCAGCCGCCAGCCGTCGTTCACGGCGCCGACCACCATCTCGTCGGGAACGAACACGTTGTCCAGGAACACTTCGTTGAACAGCGAGTCACCGGTGATCTCGCGCAGCGGGCGGATCTCGATGCCCGGCGACTTCATGTCGACCAGGAAGTAGGTGATCCCCTTGTGCTTGGGCGCGTCGGGATCGGTGCGCGCCAGGCATACCCCCCAGCGCGCCTTCTGCGCGGCCGATGTCCACACCTTCTGCCCGGTCAGCAGCCAACCGCCGTCACCGCGCACCGCCTTGGTCCGCAACGACGCCAGGTCCGATCCTGCCCCCGGCTCGGAAAACAGTTGGCACCAGAGGAATTCGCCACGCAGGGTGGCCGGCACGAACTGCTCGATCTGTTCGGGCGTGCCGTGCTCGAGGATGGTCGGCGCCGCCCACCAGCCGATGACCAAGTCGGGCCGGATCACGCCGGCGGCCGCCATCTCTTGGTCGATGAGCAACTGCTCGGCCGGCAGCGCGCCGCGGCCGTACGGTGCCGGCCAGTGCGGCGCCAGCAGCCCGGCCTCGGCCAGGGCGACCTGCCGTTTCTCCTCGGGCAGACTCGCCACGTCGGCGATGGCCGCCGCGATCTCGGGTCGGCGGTCGGAGACCTCGGAGAGATCCAGGCCGAGGCGGCGTCGGACACCGTCCTGGGTCAAGGTGGCGACCCGACGCAGCCAGTATTCGGCACCGCCGAGGAAACGGCCGTTGGCGTAGGCCCGGCGCAGGTACAGGTGGGCGTCGTGTTCCCAGGTGCAGCCGATGCCGCCGAGCACCTGGATGCAGTCTTTGACGTTGGCTTTGGCGGCGGTGATGCCGATGCTGGCGGCCAGCGCCGCCGCGATGGCCAATTGCGCGTCATCGGTATCGGCGGCGGCCCGAGCGGCGTCGGCGGCGGCCACCTCGGCCTGCTCGGCCCGACACAGCATCTCCGCGCAGATGTGCTTGACGGCTTGGAAGCTGCCGATGGGCTTGCCGAACTGCTCCCGGACCTTGGCGTAGGCGACGGCGGTGTCCAGTGCCCACCGCGTCACACCGGCGGCCTCGGCGGCCAGCACGGTCGCGGCCAAATCCCGCACTCGCTCCGTCGACACCGCGACGGCTGTCGCCGGCGCCGAGGTGAGCACCACCCGCGCCAGGGGTCGCGAGAAGTCGGTGGCGCGCAACGCTTCCACCTGCACGCCGTCGCCGGCGGCGTCGACCAGCAGCCAGGAATCACCACCCGGGACCAGCAGCAAGCCGTCTGCGGTGGCACCTAGAACCAGCGGCAATTCACCCGATGCCTGCTCGCCGTCGAACGAAACGCTGCCATCCAGGGCCATGCCGGCGAAGCGCTCGCCCGAGGCCAGGGCACCCAACGCCTCGGTGTCGGAGACGACCAGTGTGGCCAGCGCTGTCGTCGCGACCGGTCCGGGCACCAGCGCCTTGGCCGCCTCTTCGACCATCGCGCACAGGTCTTCGATGCTGCCGCCGGCCCCGCCTCGCTCCTCCGGGACGGCGACTCCGAACAAGCCGAGGTCGGCCAGGCCCGCGAACACCGGCCGCCACGCGTCGGTGTCGCCTTGTTCCACTTCGCGCACCGCCGCGGTGGCGGCCGATCCTGAGGCCGAAGTGCGGGCCCAGTCGCGCACCAGCTCGCGCGCCGCGAACTGTTCGTCGGTGACGGTGGCTACCACTGCAGACCTCCGGGTCGGTATTTCACATGGTTAGGAACAATTCAACCCCACTAGAACGTGTTCTAATAGTGCAGATGACCAACCGTCAAATCGATGGGTATAACACCAGTACATCTTGGTTGGTCCAGTAGCGGGGAGGTGGGAGATTTTCGTTCAACGTGCGTATCGTTTGGGAACGAACCGCCCAGCGAAGGAGTTGCCCGCTACATGTCACCAGCGAACGCAAACGCGGGCCGTGGTTCCGACGCGCAGCCTCGCGAGGTCATGAACGTGGCGGTACTTGCTGAGTCGGAACTCGGTTCGGAGGCGCAGCGCGAGCGCCGCAAGCGCATCTTGGACGCCACCATGGCCATCGCCTCCAAAGGCGGCTACGAGGCCGTGCAGATGCGCGCCGTAGCCGACCGCGCCGATGTCGCCGTCGGCACGCTCTACCGCTACTTCCCCTCCAAGGTGCACCTGTTGGTCTCGGCGCTGGGCCGGGAGTTCAGCCGCATCGACGCCAAGACCGACCGCTCGTCCATGACGGGGGGCACACCGTTTCAGCGGCTCAACTTCATGGTCGGCAAGCTCAACCGGGCCATGCAACGCAACCCGCTGCTGACCGAGGCGATGACACGGGCCTACGTGTTCGCCGACGCCTCGGCCGCCAGCGAGGTCGACCAGGTCGAGAAGCTGATCGACAGCATGTTCGCCCGCGCAATGGCCGATGGTGAGCCGACCGAGGACCAGTACCACATCGCCCGGGTGATCTCGGACGTGTGGCTGTCGAACCTGCTGGCCTGGCTGACCCGCCGCGCCTCGGCCACCGATGTCAGCAAGCGGCTCGATCTGGCCGTACGCCTGCTGATCGGCGATCAAGACACCAGCAGCTAGGCGGGCGGCCCCGCGGTGCGGCCGCGGATCAACTCGGTATCCAGCATCTCGACCACCGGCAGACCCGAACGCGGGGGGTTCTGCAATAACTCCCCGGCCCGCCGGCCCTTCTGCAGGCTGGGTTGGGCCACGGTGGTCAGCCCACGGCTGATCGCGTCCGGGACGCCGTCGAACCCGGTGACCGTCATCTGTCCCGGAACGTAAATGCCATGGGCGCGAAGGTAATCCATCGCCGAGAGAGCCAAGATATCGGCCGTGCACATCAACGCGGTGATTCGCGGGTTGGCCTCCAGCGCCACTTTGGCCGCGTCGCCGCCGGAGGTGGGCAGGTGCTCGTAACTTTCCACCACGGTCAGCGAATCCGGATCGACCCCGGCCGCCTTCATCGCCTCCCACACCCCGATGATGCGTTCGCGCTGCACGTCGAACGCCGGCGACCTGAGCCGCTCGGCGTCCACCAGGCCTTGGCGCCGATCACTGCCCAGCCGCATGGTCAGCAACCCGATTTCGCGGTGCCCCAGCCCCAGCACATAGTCGGCGATCTTGCGCATCGCCGCGCGGTCGTCGATGCCCACCCGGGACACCCCGCTGATGTCCTTGGGTTGGTCGACGATCACCACCGGCAACCGGCGTTGCAACACCGTCTGCAGGTAGGGATCGTCATCGCACACCGAGTAGACGACGAAACCGTCCACGCCGGCACCCAGCACCGCGGCCGTGCCGTCGTCCCGGTTGCGAGTGGCCCCCACGGCGACCAGCAGCAGCCCCTGGCCCCCCTCCTCGCATGACTGCGCCACTCCGGCAACGAAATCCCGCGCCGCCGGGTCACTGAAGAAGTAGGTCAACGGTTCGGCCATCACCAAACCGACGGCGCCGGCCTTGCGGGTGCGCAACGAGCGCGCGACGGGATCCGGTCCCGCGTACCCCATCCGCTTCGCCGTGGCCAGCACCCGCTCCCGGAGGTCGGCGGAGAGCTGATCCGGGCGGTTGAACGCATTGGAGATGGTGGTGCGTGACACCTTGAGCTCGGCCGCCAACGACGCCAGAGTCGCCCGCGCGCGCGGTGTGGGACTCACGATCGGTGAGGCTACAGCGGCCGGCGCGGTCAAGTGTGCGGGACGCCACCTCGCGTTTTCTAATGGAAACGATTTCATTAGTATTATGTCCGCCTGTCGGCCGGCGAAGGGATGTAAACGTGCGATTGGCGTTTACGGCCGCGCTGTTCGGCCTGATCGCTTGCGGCATTGTCGCGGGTTGCGGCAGCGAGGGTCCGGCTCATCCGGGCGCGGTGGCAGTGGTGGCCTCCACCGACGTCTGGGGCAGCGTCGCGCGTGCGGTTGCCGGCGGCCATCTGCCCGTCAAATCCGTCCTGACCGGCGCCGACGCGGACCCGCACTCGTACGAGGCCACCGCGGCAGACGCCGCGGCCATCGCCGACGCCGATCTGGTGGTCTACAACGGCGGCGGCTACGACCCTTGGGTGGACCGGGTGCTTGCCGCCCATCCAGACATTCCGGCGATCGACGCCTACTCGTTGCTGGGCACGGTTCCCGCCGGACAGGCCCCAGACGAGCACGTCTTCTACAACCTGAGCGTCGCCAAGTCCGTCGCCGTCACGATCGCCGACCGCCTGGCCACCATCGACCCGCCGCATGCGGCCGACTACCGGGCCAATGCAGCCGAATTCGCCCGTGGCGCAGACGCCATCGCCAATTCCGAACACGCCATCGCCGCCACATATCCGGCCACCGGGGTGATCGCAACGGAGCCCGTCGTCAACTATCTGCTGGCCGCCGCCGGGCTGATCAATCGCACCCCGGCCGCTTTCACCATGGCCAACGAGAACGACAACGATCCATCCCCGGCCGACGTCGCATCCGTGTTGGACATGATCGACCATCGCGAAGTCAAGGCCGTGCTGATCAACCCGCAAACCTCCTCCGCGGTGACCAACGACCTGCAAGCGGCCGCCCGCCGCGCCGGGGTGCCGGTGACCGAGGTGACCGAGACCCTGCCCCGGGGCACCGATTACCTGACCTGGCAGCGCAATACCGTCAACCAGCTGACTGCCGCACTGCGGTCCGGCCGCTGAGTGCGCCGAAGTGAGTCATGATGCAGTCGCGCTCAGCGGCGCCCGGTTGGCCTTCGGTGACCGCGTGTTATGGGACCACCTCGATCTGTCCGTCACACCCGGTGAGTTCATTGCGGTGCTGGGTCCCAACGGCACCGGTAAGACGTCGTTGCTGAAGGTGCTGCTAGGGCAGCTGGCGCTCAGTGCCGGCAGTGCGGAGGTGGACGGGCAACGCGTGACGCCGGGCCGCAGCCGCAGTCCTCGCATCGGGTATGTGCCGCAACATCATCCGATCGACCCTGAGGTGATGTTGCGTGGCAGTGACCTGGTTCGACTGGGTATCGACGGGCGCCGGTGGGGCGCCTTGCCGCTGCGATCCGCCGATCGCGCCGCGCGACGTCACGCCGTCGAGCGGGCGCTGGAGCAAGTCAACGGCGAGCGGTTGGCCGGGGTGCGAGTGGGCCTGATGTCCGGTGGCGAGTTGCAGCGGGTTCGAGTAGCCCAAGCACTGGCCGGTGACCCCACGCTGCTGCTGTGTGACGAACCGCTGCTGACGCTGGATCCGGCCAACGCCAAGCTGATCTCCGGCCTCATCGACCGGCGCCGCCGGGACGCCGGCACCACCGTCATCGTCGTGACCCACGAGGTGAACAACATCCTGCCGTATGTGGACCGGGTGCTCTACCTGGTCAACGGACGCTTCGAAATCGGCACCGTCGAGCAGGTGATGACCACGCAGACGTTGTCCGCGCTGTACCGGGCGGACATCGAAGTCGTGAAGGTGAAGGACCGCTACGTGGTGGTGGGCGCACCGGACGGACACGCACCATGAACGAGCGACTGGCCGATCTACTGCACCACCTGTTCGCGTTCGACCTGACCGCCCATCTGCTCCGCCACGACTTCGTTCAGCAGGCGCTGCTGGCGGCAGGGTTGCTCGGCCTGGTCGCCGGGCTGATCGGCCCGTTCATCGTCATGCGCCAGATGTCGTTCGCAGTGCACGGATCCAGCGAATTGTCTTTGACCGGAGCGGCTTTCGCGCTGCTCACCGGGATGCACGTGGGTGTTGGAGCGTTGCTCGGCAGCGCGTTGGCGGCGGCGTTGTTCGGCGTACTGGGTCAGCGCAACCGGGAGCGGGACTCGGTGATCGGCGTGGTACTGGCGTTCGGGCTGGGCCTGGCGGTGTTGTTCATCCACCTCTATCCCGGCCGCACCGGGACCGCCTTCGCCTTGTTGACCGGCCAGATCGTGGGCGTCGGGTACTCCGGTCTGGCCATGTTGGCGGTGGTGTGCGCGCTGGTCGTCGTGGTCCTGACGATCTGCTATCGGCCGTTGTTGTTCGCGACCGTTGATCCCGACGTCGCCGCGGCCGCCGGGGTGCCGGTGCGTGCGCTGGGCATCGTGTTCGCCGCGCTGGTCGGCGTGGTGGCCGCGCAGGCCGTCCAGATCGTCGGGGCACTGCTGGTGATGTCGTTGCTCATCACACCCGCCGCCGCGGCCGCCCGCCTGGTCGCGGCCCCTGCCGCGGCGATAGTGACGTCGGTGGTGTTCGCCGAAGTGGCAGCGGTCGGCGGCATCGTGTTGTCACTGGCACCTGGCGTCCCGGTGTCGGTATTCGTGGCCACCATCTCGTTCCTCATCTACCTGATTTGCTGGTTGCTCGGGCGACGCCGGTCCGGCTGAGATTAAGCTGGAACAACCGTTCGCCGGGGGGAGGAAACGTGCGCCAGCAAAGGGTCGTGGTCGCCGTGTTGGCTGGTGTGTGCATGCTTGCCGTCGGGTGCACCAAGGTCGTCGACGGCAGCGCCGTCGCCGCCGACACGTCCGGGCCGTTGCATCAGGCCCCGATAGCGGTGGCCGCGCTGGAAGGCTTGATGCTGGACTCCAGCCAGATCAACAGGGAGTTGAGCGCCACCTCGATGAAGGTGTGGTTCAACGCCAAAGTCATGTGGGACTGGAGCAAGAACGTCTCGGACAAAGATTGCCTCGCCGTGGACGGGCCCGCGCAGGACAAGGTCTATGCCGGCACCGGATGGACCGCAATGCGCGGGCAGCGGCTCGACGACAGCGTCAACGACTCCAAGAAGCGCCAGCACTACGCCATTCAGGCCGTCGTCGCCTTCTCGAACGCGCAGGACGCCAACAACTTCTACACCAATCAGGTGCAGAGCTGGAAGAACTGCTCCAACCGGCGATTCTCCGACGTCGCACCTAACCAACCGGACACCGTGTGGACGGTGGCCGGTGTCGTGACCGAGAACGGGACACTGAGCACTTCACAGGTTCAGGAAGGCGGTGACGGGTGGACCTGCCAGCGCGCGTTGACCGTCCGCAACAACATCGCAATCGACATCGTGACGTGCGCCTACAACCAGACCGGTTCGGTAGCAACAGATATCGCGCTCCAAATCGCCGCCAAAGCCGCCAAGCAGTAAGCGCCGGCGGGTTGCCTCTGTTCCGCCAGCCGATCACCAGGATCGGGCAATAGGCTAGTCAGATGCCCGCTATCGACCTGAACGCCGACCTGGGTGAAGGCTTCGGCGTGTGGCGCCTCGGTGACGACGACGCCATGCTCGGGATCGTCAGCAGCGCCAACGTGGCGTGCGGCTTCCATGCCGGCGACCCGGCCGGACTGTTGCGGGTCTGCCGGTCGGCTGCCGAGCGGGGAGTTCGCATCGGCGCCCAAGTGAGCTATCGCGATCTGGCCGGCTTCGGCAGACGTTTCATCGACGCCACCGCCGAAGACCTGCTGGCCGACATCGTGTACCAGATCGGTGCGCTGCAGGCCATCGCGCACGTGGCGGGTTCGACGGTGTCATACGTGAAACCTCATGGGGCGCTGTACAACACGATCGTCTCCTACCGCGAGCAAGCAGCGGCGGTCGCCGATGCGGTAGCTGCGGTCGATGTGACACTGCCGGTGCTCGGGCTGGCGGGTTCGGTGTTCTTCGAGGAGGCCCGCCGCGTCGGGCTGCGCACGGTGGCGGAGGCGTTCGCCGACCGCGCTTACACCCCGCAAGGCCGGTTGGTGTCCCGACGACAGCCGGGGGCGGTGTTGGAAGATCCGGCCTTCATCGCGAACCGGGTGGTGGCGATGGTGACCTCGGGGGAGGTAGAAGCGGTGGACGGCAGCACGGTGGCTGTCACCGTGGAATCTGTTTGTGTGCACGGTGATTCGCCCGGTGCAGTGCAGATCGCCACCGCGGTACGCGATCGGCTGAACAGCGCCGGGATCGACGTCAGGGCGTTCTGCTGATGCGGCTGAGACTGGGTCGTCCGGATTTGCGCCGCTACACCGACCGGTTCAACGTGCCGCCCGCCGAAGCGGGTGCGGCGCTGTCGGTGACGTGGCTGGGCGTGGCCACGCTGCTACTCGATGACGGGTCGTCGGCGCTGATGACCGACGGCTATTTCTCCCGCCCGAGTTTGGCGCAGGTTGGCGTCGGCAAGGTGGCGCCGTCACCGCCGCTGGTGGACGGCTGCCTGGCCCGGGCCAAGGTATCTCGGCTGGCTGCGGTTATCCCGGTACACACCCACATCGACCATGCCCTGGATTCCGCATTGGTCGCCGACCGCACCGGCGCCCAGTTGGTCGGAGGCGAGTCCGCGGCGAACGTGGGTCGCGGTTACGGCTT from Mycobacterium kubicae includes these protein-coding regions:
- the hsaA gene encoding 3-hydroxy-9,10-secoandrosta-1,3,5(10)-triene-9,17-dione monooxygenase oxygenase subunit; protein product: MTSIQQRDAQAVLAAIDDLLPKIRERAQATEDLRRLPQETVDELEEAGFFTLLQPEQWGGLQCDPTLFYEATRRLASACGSTGWVSSIIGVHNWHLALFDQQAQEEVWGEDTKTRISSSYAPMGAGVVTDGGYLVNGSWNWSSGCDHATWAFLGGPVIKDGRPVDFGSFLIPRSEYRIDDVWHVVGLRGTGSNTVVVKDVFVPRHRFLSYKAMNDGTAGGYQTNTAPVYKMPWGTMHPTTISAPIVGMAYGAYQAHVEHQGKRVRAAFAGEKAKDDPFAKVRIAEAASDIDAAWRQLSGNVADEYALLSAGKEIPFDLRARARRDQVRATGRSIASIDRLFEASGATALANDAPIQRFWRDAHAGRVHAANDPERAYVIFGNHEFGLPPGDTMV
- a CDS encoding ferredoxin--NADP reductase; translated protein: MTEGIPDEPLGDHVLELQIAEVVAETDDARSLIFSVPDGPGDPAISPERLRYAPGQFLTLRIPSERTGSVARCYSLCSSPFTDDALAVTVKRTADGYASNWLCENAHPGMRIHVLAPSGTFVPKTLDDDFLLLAAGSGITPIMAICKSALSEGSGQVTLVYANRDENSVIFRDALRELAVKYPHRLMVVHWLESVQGLPTAPALAKLAAPFTDRPAYICGPGPFMEAARTALETLNVPAQQVHIEVFKSLESDPFASVKVEETGDQPPATAVVELDGETHTVSWPRTAKLLDVLLAKGLDAPFSCREGHCGACACTLRNGKVSMEVNDVLEQEDLDDGLILACQSHPESDSVEVTYDE
- a CDS encoding IS30 family transposase, with product MTRQWQGLSARRRFWELIAAGWSSEDAGVAVGVSGSCGWRWFCRFGGVNPQLQAPQGRKRPRLSPEEREQIMIGTSRGESIRLIAHRLKRAPSTVMREIDRNGAARGLTGRYRAKYRFGARQCGWDATSGYSARIAQRRSEERARRPKAGKLTRCPQLAGKVQALLTKKYSPEQIAGELAKTYPDSPEMHVSHETIYRALYVQGRGELRRDLVTCLRTGRALRRPRKRARAGDGRSRIPGMVNISERPAEAADRAVPGHWEGDLIIGKNQASQIGTLVERSTGFVQLLHLPASRQADVVAEAMIAKIQVLPRDLWKTLTWDQGHEMAAHGRISLAADLDIYFCDPHSPWQRGSNENTNGLLRQYFPKGTDLSIHSAAYLDEVAAELNNRPRKRFDWDSPAKMLDRLLSSASTATVASKP
- a CDS encoding acyl-CoA dehydrogenase, whose protein sequence is MVATVTDEQFAARELVRDWARTSASGSAATAAVREVEQGDTDAWRPVFAGLADLGLFGVAVPEERGGAGGSIEDLCAMVEEAAKALVPGPVATTALATLVVSDTEALGALASGERFAGMALDGSVSFDGEQASGELPLVLGATADGLLLVPGGDSWLLVDAAGDGVQVEALRATDFSRPLARVVLTSAPATAVAVSTERVRDLAATVLAAEAAGVTRWALDTAVAYAKVREQFGKPIGSFQAVKHICAEMLCRAEQAEVAAADAARAAADTDDAQLAIAAALAASIGITAAKANVKDCIQVLGGIGCTWEHDAHLYLRRAYANGRFLGGAEYWLRRVATLTQDGVRRRLGLDLSEVSDRRPEIAAAIADVASLPEEKRQVALAEAGLLAPHWPAPYGRGALPAEQLLIDQEMAAAGVIRPDLVIGWWAAPTILEHGTPEQIEQFVPATLRGEFLWCQLFSEPGAGSDLASLRTKAVRGDGGWLLTGQKVWTSAAQKARWGVCLARTDPDAPKHKGITYFLVDMKSPGIEIRPLREITGDSLFNEVFLDNVFVPDEMVVGAVNDGWRLARTTLANERVAMATGTALGNPMEELLKVLAELNIDVAQQDRLAMLILDAQAGALLDQRIAQLAVGGQDPGAQSSVRKLIGVRYRQALAEYMMDVSEGGGLVENAAVHDFLNTRCLTIAGGTEQILLTVAAERLLGLPR
- the kstR gene encoding cholesterol catabolism transcriptional regulator KstR, with amino-acid sequence MAVLAESELGSEAQRERRKRILDATMAIASKGGYEAVQMRAVADRADVAVGTLYRYFPSKVHLLVSALGREFSRIDAKTDRSSMTGGTPFQRLNFMVGKLNRAMQRNPLLTEAMTRAYVFADASAASEVDQVEKLIDSMFARAMADGEPTEDQYHIARVISDVWLSNLLAWLTRRASATDVSKRLDLAVRLLIGDQDTSS